One stretch of Daphnia pulicaria isolate SC F1-1A chromosome 8, SC_F0-13Bv2, whole genome shotgun sequence DNA includes these proteins:
- the LOC124312266 gene encoding titin-like isoform X2, with protein sequence MAEAGVPQASSAAQHSLQRQQQQRSSGSTLSSHPPATTTISTIAVQSGATRIVVALLQSKEWLELQVLEMSPDMTRMGDCFVTSSDLLMAHQDVLKKLQSKQSPVEELLKQADQLIASQRPRAEVYAAMAESLGQAWKDLNSFLEQRRVILEYNVAFHSHAEDVIDKLASLDRESAATSTLPSDVDSIKRLRTRIEESRKSALESLRLALQDGEVLLEKLTALKNLGTLDSRPGHILTAVNAALNQVRRWLEALHDRRRRSETAFQQRRAALDQWSEVCSLRRDLAATEKRLEALGRNGSTALGDSSATAELLLFEHNKITPECKELQERTLKLTHRAEELQGRWRNELGGANGAEQVRNEAYALLDKTSEFLETVEQREQLLAQSIHFFRVAATALTKLDQLEVQLTAHQVPPGSAQLAQLHAQVSRALEDATAPALHHGYSLLDIVGRSHPGAEGIRKTVELIENRGIQLGSLCTAHKEESLRISQAVRNFIEQYESLQSWLLDVIEGFLRTHTDMRGTLPEARDVLDLHIQLYNDLNMRGSEIESLLRSVNPLCEMAEEAQAHEVQMKGDVLHDTWKRLGRAMADRVELMQAYVRLHGLAMAVQEAWDDVETRCQQLDVDEEPSAAIRQVEEIWLDGQQKYLQLSQLGRNFMADALKISDRYLDVRKACLCVESLLEYLGGRQLTVHRIQETWIETVTTIQHTRHEWNHFVSIIQSVMEIHEEKEQSLYPMLPRPAAHQPACSAMVELLDESCQRVVAEWSATIDQLESKKLEAEQVPLPPAGGNQEDRSKMLGDVSLLQQRMQFRLKEYKTLVQMGLALFKNLAEVESMIEMIDRKQMVYKTTAEVDQAVKDHQVTVNTVNELIKITRQEADQLIHLLQDQEPPGITQSDVHLIESYLKRTEEYWEKSWNAQENRLARQRQRCQFNSDLHTINAQLDDLSHQLAAMRGQYGSSLAAAKVTSQAFFQFEKTIELLEVRIGTFSSTAKKIIDEEEEKEDRASLELEVSQMNRKWSSFHREVGETRQLIDLSIDYFTLVEEVEQSFRTGSQVLVTVARKSTQVKTPEEAHTLLREVDGFIKPQEVQLEHKITKISQLAIQLYGQESSNRIQPVLKENRSMLDSFSVMNSELATLAINLKAAEDDRFKQAETQAAVQESLDAARAEAASARAAASAAEEARRAAEAAALAMKETAAVPPRPPLPASIPELPRPSAAALAAGRAPTPPKRSKQTDSPVEGPAFTTLLENATVEESKSVQLSCRVTGQPTPSISWLKDGMAITNNPDYQTTFDERDGTCCLTIEETFADDSARFTCQASNLAGFAQTTAVLRVQECPEDVLLPPEFVEPLMDSTAREGQPHQLSCRVVGVPAPLISWYKNGVCVDHSRDYIITYDDGLCQLGFSQVFVEDGAIFECRAVNEAGDADTAATLIVEPLEPTEIPAFKPGLSSNVMARTGQKVRLECVVSAGLPRPSILWLHNHKPVKETRDIKTLVEGNKHLLTITEAFPKDAGTYTVVARNVAGEATTTCNLAVKGRVPTETSDSELASDMEPIKPGIQQSLPARMTVNEGDKVRMDCVIVAQPEPEVIWYHKERPVKESSDFQLIFQGDRCSLIIREAFQEDSGLYRVVAVNSAGEASSQCQLVVSPMEEKRADGRESAVALVSLTAQPDPTTTEPPVFKKVFGNATVEEGGPLVFDCTITGRPTPQVQWHFNDQLIRPSSFGPKMTQIGENQYRLSIGMARPEHAGRYKCVAESESGVATCMADATVQPRKQDDSFVSRRAVFSQSSTVVSSSQESNYRSVTRQVQQSITQVSGQMAQQTATERTEVVEKAEGDDEPVLSVKQRASLFAGQVDPAAAKAGPVQQPAKKTQRKDVGPRFVTALTGVMVEPGANIQLEGILDGHPVPDIKWYKNGVEIIPSDDQDRLDISSGGQKVRLSIQQMEESDAGRYTCTARNSAGTASSTADVVVRRTQFPPVFGRRLQAQTVRPGSRITMEVEVTGTPPPEVSWSRDDRQLTSSDDGRVSTKVEGTRHWIVIAKVTELDAGRYTVRALNRAGEAISTAELFVSPPAVVLVEEQLVSRKHPPLKVDVSVKPADLLPEPPPEVLYAPKSETPKSGSFSGARVDFAEKTRLLEEASKIVSPTEVPGRIRLLPMPSSDSESPPRNIRPTPPPELPPRQPSLELSKFEPFPELEPFPFKPDPPRPEKKKSSGGPAVRKPGKFVRGESRESDYESDLEGARITPRWVPPGSDTDTDTASYKKVKPKLASEGERTSRAVSKEPTPPTEFEIPPEMEGPPRPKVLPLDPEFIASVAKAEEIQQVVVPFLAAAQQTLPRVKSPKPPSAEGLAMEKAWVPKRVETDSPSKQMSTPKLSSSPVGAGHVKPSPKALEMEKQWSHRFTSHNSKIWPPPPPDNEPPSIPIWNAGQPSSSSLSSSVTMETTLMTAQHLVETVSKKSILKSSTGPAAAAGPERRVKIQGDGNDEVAVDVAKAVPAVISSSEPALKLEPPQASSRSNSSSAKEFEPFRQLEPFPFEPDAPRPAEGIKTSSGGPPPVVRRPAKFVQGQFVESDYESELEGSRIPSRWQPPGSDTEETSGGYKKIQLPIKLPADDVKPGESKQQQPDKSPSPPSKFDANPPQFDGPPRPEFKKPSPPIQSEPKIQPQPEVFQRKPSITGTETVQRMQMEESTRFSKRFVTVEQTTRTVQLHPADLVRPPTQPVVAIPPVVIPRPVDPAQPLEPFPFVPDPPQPRKVHSPMSFASKPSKFIPAGYSRESDYESDYDGAKIRPRWTPAGSDAEYEPAYRKVRPPSSTPGGNGSKRAASGARSPTPPSVFDQPPSFQGPPRPVISPTDVIKIKSALQQSEERPVLLVKPKAIRPPPPAPAVSQPALQPAEEPIYSYAEPPPPTAAAAQEKAASHFSQMSDAFRTKAQHFAQQVISDVKANSSLVTSPTEPTAADQPPTVEAVPAVVVQPEVTGKEPQAYHEESRQSEFGTKHIDPDTGLIYFKYDFGYEFGLVLPGEPQKVDKIETSIGKEGTIELPVLHEQSVTPTPPANPPAAATVPAAAAAEAQSPTKKEIPNFKPKKFTQFKAAKWEPTDSELSDTEGSKGPSRYYEERKQSYSKFQPPEHSPSPQSLASTSPRSSITGPTKLPE encoded by the exons ATGGCGGAAGCCGGTGTTCCCCAAGCGTCGTCGGCGGCCCAGCATTCGctccagcggcagcagcagcagcgatcgTCCGGCTCGACCTTGTCGTCCCATCCGCCAGCGACGACGACCATTTCGACCATCGCCGTCCAAAGCGGCGCCACTCGCATTGTCGTCGCCCTCCTCCAg AGCAAAGAATGGCTGGAATTGCAGGTGCTGGAAATGAGCCCGGACATGACGAGGATGGGCGATTGCTTCGTGACGTCATCCGATCTTCTCATGGCCCACCAGGACGTTCTCAAGAAGCTTCAG AGCAAGCAGAGTCCGGTGGAAGAATTATTGAAACAGGCCGACCAGCTGATTGCCAGTCAACGACCCAGGGCCGAGGTCTACGCGGCCATGGCCGAATCTTTGGGCCAGGCCTGGAAGGATTTGAATTCTTTCCTGGAACAACGCAGGGTCATCCTCGAGTACAACGTCGCCTTTCACAG TCACGCTGAGGATGTCATCGACAAGCTGGCCAGCTTGGATCGGGAGTCGGCCGCCACGTCCACCTTGCCGTCGGACGTCGACAGCATCAAGCGGCTACGCACCAGAATAGAAGAGAGTCGCAAATCGGCGCTTGAGAGCCTCCGGCTGGCCCTACAAGATGGCGAAGTCCTACTGGAGAAACTGACGGCCCTGAAAAATCTGGGCACCCTAGACTCACGGCCCGGCCACATTTTGACGGCCGTCAACGCAG CTTTGAACCAAGTGCGGAGGTGGTTGGAAGCCCTTCATGATCGTCGGCGTCGATCCGAGACGGCCTTCCAGCAGCGACGGGCAGCTCTGGATCAATGGTCGGAGGTGTGTTCGTTGCGGCGCGATCTGGCGGCCACGGAGAAGCGGCTGGAAGCGCTGGGCCGGAACGGCAGCACGGCGCTGGGCGACTCTTCGGCCACGGCCGAGCTGCTCCTGTTTGAGCACAACAAGATCACGCCCGAGTGCAAGGAGCTGCAGGAGCGGACGCTGAAGCTGACGCACCGGGCCGAGGAGCTGCAGGGTCGCTGGCGCAACGAGCTGGGCGGGGCTAACGGGGCGGAACAGGTGCGCAATGAAGCGTACGCTTTGCTGGACAAGACCAGCGAATTCCTGGAGACGGTCGAGCAGAGGGAGCAGCTCCTGGCCCAGTCGATCCACTTCTTCAGAGTCGCCGCTACGGCCCTGACCAAATTGGACCAGCTGGAAGTCCAGCTGACGGCCCATCAAGTCCCACCCGGTTCGGCCCAGTTGGCCCAGCTTCACGCCCAAGTCTCCCGGGCGCTGGAAGACGCCACTGCACCCGCCCTCCATCACGGATATTCCCTGCTGGACATTGTCGGCCGATCCCATCCAGGCGCTGAG GGTATCCGGAAAACGGTGGAACTGATTGAAAATCGAGGCATCCAGCTGGGCAGTCTGTGCACAGCCCACAAGGAGGAGAGCCTCCGCATCTCGCAGGCCGTCCGCAACTTTATTGAACAATACGAAAGC TTGCAATCGTGGCTGCTGGACGTGATTGAAGGATTCCTGAGGACTCACACCGACATGCGGGGTACTCTGCCGGAAGCCAGGGATGTGCTGGACTTGCACATTCAACTCTACAACGACTTGAAC atgAGGGGAAGTGAAATTGAATCTTTGCTGAGGTCCGTCAATCCGCTGTGCGAAATGGCGGAAGAGGCCCAGGCTCACGAGGTCCAGATGAAGGGCGACGTCCTGCATGACACGTGGAAGCGGCTGGGCCGGGCCATGGCCGACCGGGTCGAATTGATGCAGGCCTACGTCCGGCTCCACGGACTGGCCATGGCTGTCCAGGAGGCCTGGGACGACGTCGAGACCAGGTGTCAGCAGCTGGACGTGGACGAAGAACCTTCGGCCGCCATCCGCCAAGTCGAAGAAATTTGGCTGGACGGCCAACAGAAATACTTGCAGCTCAGCCAACTGGGCCGCAATTTCATGGCCGATGCCCTCAAG ATTTCCGACCGATACCTGGACGTGAGGAAAGCCTGTCTCTGCGTCGAAAGTCTCCTGGAATACCTGGGCGGCCGGCAATTGACTGTCCACCGCATCCAGGAGACCTGGATCGAAACGGTGACGACCATCCAGCACACCCGTCACGAATGGAATCATTTTGTTAGCATCATCCAATCG gtgatggaaattcacgaagaaaaggAACAGAGTCTCTACCCGATGCTCCCAAGGCCAGCTGCCCATCAGCCGGCTTGTTCGGCCATGGTAGAATTGCTGGACGAGAGTTGCCAACGCGTCGTGGCCGAGTGGTCCGCCACTATCGACCAGCTGGAATCGAAAAAACTGGAAGCCGAACAAGTCCCTCTGCCTCCGGCCG GTGGGAATCAGGAAGACCGGTCCAAGATGCTGGGCGACGTTTCGCTCCTCCAGCAGCGGATGCAGTTCCGGCTGAAAGAGTACAAGACTCTGGTACAGATGGGCCTGGCGCTGTTTAAGAATCTGGCCGAGGTGGAGTCCATGATCGAAATGATCGACCGGAAACAAATGGTTTACAAGACGACGGCCGAAGTGGACCAGGCCGTCAAGGACCATCAAGTCACCGTCAACACCGTCAACGAATTGATTAAAATCACCCGACAAGAGGCGGACCAGCTCATCCATCTACTTCAGGATCAG GAACCGCCGGGAATCACTCAGTCGGACGTCCACCTGATCGAGTCCTATTTGAAAAGGACGGAAGAATATTGGGAGAAGAGCTGGAACGCCCAGGAGAATCGACTGGCCCGGCAGAGGCAGCGCTGTCAGTTCAACAGCGATTTGCATACCATCAACGCCCAGCTGGACGACCTCAGCCACCAGCTGGCCGCCATGAGAGGCCAGTACGGCTCTTCGCTGGCCGCCGCCAAAGTCACTTCCCAGGCCTTTTTCCAATTCGAAAAGACCATCgag TTGCTGGAAGTTCGAATCGGGACGTTTTCCAGCACGGCCAAGAAGATCATCgacgaagaggaggaaaaagaggACCGGGCCAGTTTGGAGCTGGAAGTGTCTCAGATGAACCGGAAGTGGAGCAGCTTCCACCGGGAGGTGGGCGAGACCCGTCAGCTCATCGACCTCTCCATCGATTATTTCACGCTGGTCGAGGAGGTGGAGCAATCCTTCCGGACGGGCAGTCAGGTCCTGGTGACAGTCGCCAGGAAATCCACCCAGGTCAAAACGCCGGAAGAGGCCCACACCCTGTTGAGGGAAGTGGACGGTTTCATCAAGCCGCAAGAGGTCCAGCTGGAACACAAAATCACCAAAATATCCCAGCTGGCCATCCAACTTTACG GCCAAGAAAGTTCCAATCGCATCCAGCCGGTTTTAAAGGAGAACCGGAGCATGCTGGACTCGTTTTCCGTTATGAATTCAGAGCTGGCCACTTTGGCCATCAATTTGAAGGCGGCCGAAGACGATCGTTTCAAACAGGCAGAG ACGCAAGCAGCTGTGCAGGAATCGCTGGATGCAGCCAGGGCCGAAGCGGCCTCGGCTCGAGCGGCCGCCTCCGCTGCGGAAGAGGCCCGTAGGGCGGCCGAAGCGGCCGCTTTGGCCATGAAGGAAACGGCGGCCGTTCCGCCCCGACCTCCTCTACCGGCCAGCATACCCGAACTGCCCAGACCCTCGGCTGCGGCCCTGGCCGCCGGAAGAGCTCCGACTCCTCCGAAACGGTCCAAACAGACGGACTCGCCCGTCGAAGGGCCGGCCTTCACCACTTTGCTGGAAAACGCCACAGTCGAGGAGAGCAAATCGGTCCAGCTCAGTTGCAG GGTGACGGGCCAACCGACTCCATCCATTTCTTGGCTGAAAGACGGGATGGCCATCACGAACAATCCCGACTACCAGACGACGTTTGACGAACGAGATGGCACCTGTTGTCTGACGATCGAGGAAACCTTTGCCGATGACTCGGCCCGTTTTACCTGTCAGGCCAGCAATTTGGCCGGCTTTGCCCAGACAACGGCCGTTCTCCGCGTTCAAG AATGCCCGGAGGATGTTTTACTACCCCCGGAGTTCGTGGAGCCTTTGATGGATTCGACGGCCAGGGAAGGCCAGCCTCATCAACTGAGTTGCCGGGTGGTGGGCGTGCCGGCCCCGTTGATTTCGTGGTACAAGAACGGCGTCTGCGTCGATCACTCGCGCGATTACATCATCACCTACGACGACGGCCTGTGCCAGCTGGGCTTCTCTCAGGTCTTTGTCGAAGACGGCGCCATCTTTGAATGCCGGGCAGTCAACGAGGCCGGCGACGCCGACACGGCCGCCACTCTCATCGTCGAAC cgCTGGAACCGACGGAAATTCCGGCTTTCAAACCCGGTTTGAGCAGCAACGTGATGGCCCGAACCGGACAGAAAGTCCGGCTAGAATGCGTCGTCTCGGCCGGCCTTCCCAGGCCGTCGATTCTCTGGTTGCACAACCACAAACCGGTCAAAGAAACCCGAGACATTAAa ACATTGGTGGAAGGTAATAAACATTTACTGACTATCACCGAGGCGTTTCCCAAAGATGCTGGAACGTACACGGTGGTGGCCAGAAACGTGGCGGGCGAAGCCACGACGACAtgcaatttggccgtcaag GGCCGGGTCCCGACAGAGACGTCTGACTCTGAGTTGGCGTCTGATATGGAACCGATCAAACCGGGCATCCAGCAAAGTCTGCCGGCCAGAATGACGGTGAACGAGGGCGACAAAGTGCGAATGGATTGCGTCATTGTGGCTCAACCCGAGCCCGAA GTCATTTGGTATCACAAGGAGCGCCCAGTCAAAGAGTCGAGCGATTTCCAGCTCATCTTCCAGGGCGATCGCTGCTCTCTCATCATACGGGAAGCTTTCCAGGAAGATTCCGGTCTCTACAGAGTTGTGGCCGTCAATTCGGCCGGCGAAGCGTCCAGCCAGTGTCAACTCGTCGTCTCTC CCATGGAAGAGAAACGGGCCGACGGGCGGGAATCAGCGGTGGCGCTGGTTTCGCTGACTGCCCAGCCGGACCCGACGACAACCGAGCCGCCCGTTTTCAAAAAGGTTTTCGGCAACGCTACCGTCGAAGAAGGCGGGCCGTTAGTCTTTGATTGCACCATCACTGGCCGTCCCACGCCTCAA GTCCAGTGGCATTTTAATGACCAGCTAATCAGGCCGTCCAGTTTCGGACCCAAAATGACTCAAATCGGGGAGAACCAGTACCGGTTGTCCATCGGGATGGCCCGTCCTGAGCACGCCGGACGCTACAAATGCGTGGCGGAGAGCGAGTCCGGAGTGGCCACTTGCATGGCGGACGCCACGGTCCAGCCGAGGAAGCAGGACGACTCGTTTGTCAGTAGGAGGGCCGTCTTCAGTCAGTCCAGCACCGtcgtcagcagcagccaagagaGTAACTACCGTTCGGTGACGAGACAGGTCCAGCAATCCATCACTCAAGTGTCTGGGCAAATGGCCCAGCAGACGGCCACTGAGCGGACGGAGGTGGTCGAGAAAGCCGAAGGAGATGACGAGCCCGTTTTGTCCGTCAAACAGAGGGCCAGTCTCTTTGCTGGACAGGTCGATCCGGCAGCCGCTAAAGCCGGCCCTGTCCAGCAGCCGGCCAAGAAAACTCAACGAAAAGACGTCGGCCCGAGATTCGTGACGGCCTTGACGGGCGTCATGGTCGAGCCGGGCGCCAACATCCAACTGGAGGGCATACTGGACGGCCATCCGGTGCCGGACATCAAATGGTACAAGAACGGCGTGGAAATCATCCCGTCAGACGATCAAGATCGGCTGGACATTTCATCGGGCGGCCAAAAAGTCCGTCTGTCCATCCAACAGATGGAAGAATCCGATGCCGGAAGATACACCTGCACGGCTAGGAACTCGGCCGGAACGGCCAGCAGCACGGCCGATGTCGTCGTCCGTCGAACTCAATTCcc GCCGGTTTTCGGTAGGCGATTGCAAGCCCAGACGGTCCGTCCTGGATCGCGGATCACGATGGAAGTCGAAGTGACCGGAACTCCTCCGCCGGAAGTCTCTTGGTCTAGAGACGATCGTCAGTTGACATCCAGCGACGACGGCCGAGTGTCCACCAAAGTGGAAGGGACTCGCCACTGGATCGTTATCGCCAAAGTTACGGAACTGGACGCCGGAAGGTACACGGTCAGGGCCCTCAACCGAGCCGGAGAGGCCATCAGCACGGCGGAATTGTTCGTCTCGCCGCCGGCCGTCGTCCTTGTCGAAGAGCAGCTGGTCAGCCGGAAGCATCCGCCGCTCAAAGTGGACGTGAGCGTCAAACCGGCCGATTTGCTGCCGGAACCGCCGCCGGAGGTCCTTTACGCCCCCAAATCGGAAACGCCCAAAAGCGGAAGCTTTTCCGGCGCCCGGGTTGACTTTGCGGAGAAGACCCGCCTGCTGGAAGAGGCCAGCAAAATCGTCAGCCCCACCGAAGTGCCGGGCCGGATTCGACTTTTGCCCATGCCGTCGTCCGATTCGGAATCTCCTCCGCGAAACATCCGCCCAACTCCGCCGCCGGAATTGCCACCCCGTCAGCCCAGCCTGGAATTATCCAAGTTCGAGCCTTTCCCGGAATTGGAACCCTTCCCCTTCAAACCGGATCCTCCGCGtccggaaaagaagaaatcttcCGGCGGTCCGGCCGTCCGGAAGCCGGGCAAATTCGTCCGCGGGGAATCGCGTGAGAGCGACTACGAAAGCGACTTGGAAGGTGCCCGCATCACGCCCAGGTGGGTCCCGCCGGGCAGCGACACCGACACGGACACGGCCAGCTACAAGAAAGTCAAACCGAAATTGGCGTCGGAGGGCGAGCGGACCAGCCGGGCCGTCTCCAAGGAACCGACTCCTCCCACCGAATTTGAAATCCCGCCCGAAATGGAAGGGCCTCCGCGGCCGAAAGTTCTGCCGCTGGATCCGGAATTCATCGCCTCCGTCGCCAAAGCGGAAGAGATCCAGCAAGTGGTCGTTCCTTTCCTGGCCGCCGCCCAGCAAACTTTGCCCAGAGTCAAGTCGCCCAAACCTCCGTCGGCCGAAGGACTGGCCATGGAGAAAGCCTGGGTGCCAAAACGGGTGGAGACGGACTCGCCCAGCAAGCAGATGTCTACCCCGAAATTGTCCAGCAGTCCGGTCGGTGCTGGCCATGTCAAACCTTCGCCGAAAGCGCTGGAAATGGAGAAACAGTGGAGCCACCGGTTTACCAGCCACAATTCCAAGATctggccgccgccaccgccggaCAACGAGCCGCCGTCCATCCCGATTTGGAATGCCGGCcagccatcttcttcttccttatcGAGCAGCGTGACGATGGAAACCACATTGATGACTGCCCAGCATCTGGTGGAAACGGTGAGCAAGAAAAGCATTTTGAAATCGTCGACTGgtccagcagctgctgctggaccggAGCGACGCGTCAAAATCCAAGGCGACGGGAATGACGAAGTGGCCGTCGACGTGGCGAAGGCTGTCCCAGCCGTCATCTCTTCTTCGGAGCCGGCCTTGAAGTTGGAACCACCACAGGCCAGCAGCCGGAGCAATAGCAGCAGCGCTAAGGAG tttgaacCTTTCCGCCAATTGGAGCCGTTCCCGTTCGAGCCGGACGCCCCCCGCCCAGCCGAGGGCATCAAGACATCGTCGGGAGGGCCTCCGCCCGTCGTTCGCAGGCCGGCCAAGTTCGTTCAAGGGCAGTTTGTGGAGAGTGACTACGAGAGCGAACTGGAAGGCTCCCGCATTCCGTCCAGATGGCAACCGCCGGGCAGCGACACGGAGGAAACGTCCGGTGGCTACAAGAAAATCCAGTTGCCCATCAAATTACCCGCCGACGACGTCAAGCCGGGCGAGtcgaaacagcagcagccggacaAATCGCCGTCACCTCCGTCCAAGTTCGACGCCAATCCGCCGCAATTCGATGGACCTCCTCGGCCGGAATTCAAGAAGCCGTCGCCGCCCATCCAGTCGGAACCTAAGATTCAACCTCAGCCGGAAGTGTTTCAAAGAAAACCGTCCATCACGGGCACGGAAACCGTCCAGCGGATGCAGATGGAAGAGTCGACCCGCTTCAGCAAACGATTCGTCAcag tTGAACAAACGACGAGAACTGTCCAGCTGCATCCTGCTGATCTGGTCCGTCCGCCCACCCAGCCGGTAGTTGCTATTCCGCCGGTGGTTATTCCACGACCCGTTGATCCAGCACAGCCGCTGGAACCGTTTCCGTTCGTACCGGATCCTCCGCAGCCGCGCAAAGTCCATTCGCCCATGTCGTTCGCCAGCAAGCCCAGCAAGTTCATTCCGGCCGGATACAGTCGGGAGAGCGACTACGAAAGCGATTACGACGGGGCCAAAATCCGGCCCAGGTGGACGCCGGCCGGCAGCGACGCCGAATACGAGCCGGCCTACCGTAAAGTCCGGCCGCCGTCATCGACGCCCGGCGGCAACGGGAGCAAAAGGGCCGCCAGTGGGGCAAGGTCTCCAACGCCGCCTTCCGTCTTCGATCAGCCGCCCAGTTTCCAAGGCCCACCTCGCCCAGTCATCAGTCCGACGGATGTGATTAAAATCAAATCCGCGCTTCAACAGTCAGAGGAGAGGCCCGTCTTACTAGTCAAACCCAAAGCCATACGGCCACCACCGCCGGCTCCGGCCGTCTCACAGCCGGCCTTGCAACCGGCCGAGGAGCCCATTTATTCTTACGCCGAACCGCCGCCACccacggccgccgccgccc AGGAGAAAGCGGCCTCCCATTTCAGTCAAATGTCGGACGCTTTCCGGACAAAGGCCCAGCATTTCGCCCAGCAAGTCATTTCGGATGTCAAAGCCAATTCGAGTCTCGTTACCAGCCCTACCGAGCCGACGGCGGCGGACCAGCCACCGACCGTTGAGGCCGTTCCTGCCGTTGTCGTCCAGCCGGAAGTGACGGGCAAAGAGCCTCAAGCCTATCACGAAGAAAGTCGCCAGTCCGAGTTTG GTACTAAACATATCGATCCAGATACCGGCCTGATTTACTTCAAGTACGATTTCGGCTACGAGTTTGGGCTGGTGCTGCCCGGCGAGCCCCAAAAAGTGGACAAGATTGAGACCAGCATTGGCAAGGAAGGTACCATTGAGCTGCCAGTCCTTCACGAACAATCGGTGACTCCAACTCCTCCAGCCAatcctccagcagcagcaacggtcccagcagcagctgctgcagaAGCACAGAGTCCCACGAAAAAAGAGATACCCAATTTCAAGCCAAAGAAGTTCACTCAATTCAAAGCCGCCAAGTGGGAGCCTACAGACAGTGAGCTGTCTGACACAGAGGGCAGCAAGGGGCCTTCACGTTACTATGAAGAGAGGAAGCAGAGCTACAGCAAATTCCAGCCTCCAGAGCACAGCCCCAGCCCGCAGTCCCTGGCCTCCACATCACCCCGGAGCAGCATCACAGGACCTACAAAGCTGCCAG AATAG